In a single window of the Streptomyces brevispora genome:
- a CDS encoding NAD(P)-binding domain-containing protein codes for MRSVDVVVIGAGQAGLSGAYHLRRTGLEPDRDFVVLDHAPRPGGAWQFRWPSLTYGKVHGMHALPGMELTGADDSRPSSEVIGEYFDSYERAFDLRVHRPVEVSAVREGDGGRLLVETSEGTYATRALISATGTWDRPFWPRYPGQDTFRGRQLHTANYPGPAEFAGQRVVVVGGGASGTQHLMEIAEVAADTHWVTRRPPVFREGPFDADRGRAAVAMVADRVRRGLPPQSVVSVTGLPVTDAVRRARESGVFDRLPMFDRITPTGVAWDDGRTVEADVILWATGFRPAIDHLAPLRLREPGGGIRIEGTRAVRDERVHLVGYGPSASTIGANRAGRAAVRAIGRLLERAEPAVERAAPAA; via the coding sequence GTGCGCTCAGTGGATGTCGTGGTGATCGGCGCCGGACAGGCGGGCCTGTCCGGCGCCTACCACCTGCGCCGTACGGGCCTGGAGCCCGACCGCGATTTCGTGGTGCTCGACCACGCCCCACGCCCCGGCGGTGCCTGGCAGTTCCGCTGGCCGTCGCTGACGTACGGCAAGGTCCACGGTATGCACGCACTGCCCGGCATGGAGCTGACCGGCGCCGATGACAGCAGGCCCTCCTCCGAGGTCATCGGCGAGTACTTCGACTCGTACGAACGCGCCTTCGACCTGCGGGTGCACCGGCCGGTCGAGGTGAGCGCGGTGCGCGAGGGAGACGGCGGGCGGCTGCTCGTGGAGACCTCCGAGGGCACGTATGCGACCCGGGCCCTGATCAGTGCGACGGGAACCTGGGACCGGCCGTTCTGGCCGCGCTACCCGGGCCAGGACACCTTCCGCGGCCGCCAACTGCACACGGCGAACTATCCGGGGCCCGCCGAGTTCGCCGGGCAGCGGGTCGTCGTGGTGGGCGGCGGGGCGTCCGGTACCCAGCATCTGATGGAGATCGCCGAGGTGGCCGCGGACACCCACTGGGTGACGCGCCGGCCACCGGTCTTCCGCGAGGGCCCGTTCGACGCGGACCGGGGGCGGGCCGCCGTCGCCATGGTGGCGGACCGGGTACGGCGCGGGCTGCCGCCGCAGAGCGTGGTCAGCGTGACTGGGCTGCCGGTCACCGATGCCGTCCGGCGCGCCCGCGAGTCGGGGGTGTTCGATCGCCTGCCGATGTTCGACCGGATCACACCGACCGGCGTCGCCTGGGACGACGGCCGCACCGTCGAGGCCGATGTCATCCTCTGGGCGACCGGCTTCCGGCCCGCCATCGACCATCTCGCCCCGTTGCGGCTGCGCGAGCCCGGTGGCGGCATCCGGATCGAGGGGACCCGGGCGGTACGCGACGAGCGCGTCCATCTCGTCGGGTACGGACCGTCCGCCAGCACGATCGGCGCCAACCGGGCCGGGCGGGC
- a CDS encoding carbohydrate ABC transporter permease: MTTAGGAVRERTRPVRRPRASNDRGRPVLRRFPLPARLVGYAMVLGLGLLYLLPFVLQLVTGFKTDPDAAAHPLALLPTTPTTAAYQRLFGLSRAAEGVPFLRWLGNSALVAVLVTAGRVLFDSMAGYALARLRFRGRSVLLGFVIAVMAVPGVALLIPKFLVLNTFGIFDTYTGMILPLLVDAAGIFIMKQFFESVPREVEEAARVDGAGVFRIFWSVVLPMARPALITLTILSFQGSWNEFTHFLVSTQSGQYETLTTGLARFVSGGLGGGTQYPLKLAAALLSTIPVAALFFCFQRYFVSGANAGAVKE; encoded by the coding sequence ATGACCACCGCCGGTGGGGCTGTACGCGAACGGACCCGGCCGGTCCGTCGCCCTCGCGCCTCGAACGACCGAGGACGGCCCGTCCTGAGGCGTTTCCCCCTGCCCGCACGACTGGTGGGTTACGCCATGGTGCTCGGGCTGGGCCTGCTCTACCTGCTGCCGTTCGTCCTCCAGTTGGTGACCGGCTTCAAGACGGACCCGGATGCCGCCGCTCATCCACTGGCCCTGCTGCCGACCACCCCGACGACGGCCGCGTACCAGAGGCTGTTCGGGCTGAGCCGGGCAGCGGAGGGGGTGCCCTTCCTTCGCTGGCTCGGCAACTCGGCGCTGGTGGCGGTGCTGGTGACCGCGGGCCGGGTGCTGTTCGACTCGATGGCGGGATACGCGCTGGCGCGACTGCGCTTCCGGGGCCGCTCGGTACTGCTCGGTTTCGTGATCGCGGTGATGGCGGTGCCCGGAGTCGCCCTGCTCATCCCGAAGTTCCTCGTGCTCAACACCTTCGGCATCTTCGACACGTACACCGGCATGATCCTTCCGCTGCTGGTGGACGCCGCGGGAATCTTCATCATGAAGCAGTTCTTCGAGTCGGTACCGCGCGAGGTCGAGGAAGCGGCGCGGGTCGACGGCGCAGGTGTGTTCCGGATCTTCTGGTCCGTCGTCCTGCCGATGGCCAGACCGGCACTGATCACTCTGACGATCCTGTCGTTCCAGGGGTCGTGGAACGAGTTCACGCACTTCCTCGTCAGCACGCAGTCCGGTCAGTACGAGACGCTCACCACGGGCTTGGCCCGTTTTGTCTCGGGCGGTCTCGGCGGAGGCACGCAGTATCCGCTGAAGCTGGCAGCGGCCTTGCTCTCCACCATCCCGGTGGCCGCGCTCTTCTTCTGCTTCCAGCGCTACTTCGTCAGCGGTGCCAACGCGGGTGCGGTCAAGGAGTGA
- a CDS encoding carbohydrate ABC transporter permease, with translation MPIRPMLAGGTSRTTGSPGAPDSAPGETGTPAKARARRAGLRGEGTWGWLFVSPMVLVLGLFMVLPILMALWVSLLHWDGQSNPFSGQADFVGLDNYRTLLTQDGLDRTLFATSLRNNAYYVLLTVPLQTLLALGLALVVNQRLLRGRGALRTTFFFPSVTSSIAVSTVFLFLFQGSGAVNSMLTWIGVKGPNWFADPRGVLSVILGGLGIIDPERPTGVLADHSVMGLSWFEWLSGPSVAMCTLIMLAVWTTSGTFMLIFLAALQNIPRELEESAAIEGVNRRQLLRHVTLPALRPVLFLVLTLGLISTWQVFDQVYVMGQGAPGNTTLTPAFLSYSAGFGNSDFGQGSAIAFILLALILILTAFQRWALRERGARTGRNR, from the coding sequence ATGCCCATCCGCCCGATGCTCGCGGGAGGTACCTCCCGCACGACCGGCTCGCCCGGCGCACCTGACAGCGCACCCGGCGAAACCGGTACCCCCGCGAAGGCTCGCGCCCGGCGCGCGGGCCTTCGCGGGGAGGGCACCTGGGGCTGGCTGTTCGTCAGCCCCATGGTGCTCGTCCTCGGCCTGTTCATGGTGCTTCCCATCCTGATGGCGCTGTGGGTGAGCCTGCTGCACTGGGACGGGCAGTCCAACCCGTTCTCCGGTCAGGCCGATTTCGTCGGCCTGGACAACTACCGGACGCTGCTCACGCAGGACGGACTCGACCGCACGCTCTTCGCGACCTCCCTGCGCAACAACGCCTACTACGTACTGCTGACCGTCCCCCTGCAGACGCTGCTGGCACTGGGTCTCGCCCTGGTCGTCAACCAGCGACTGCTGCGGGGACGGGGCGCGCTGCGCACCACGTTCTTCTTCCCGTCGGTCACCAGCTCCATCGCTGTCTCCACGGTCTTCCTCTTTCTCTTCCAGGGAAGTGGAGCCGTCAACTCCATGCTGACCTGGATCGGGGTCAAGGGACCGAACTGGTTCGCGGACCCCCGCGGAGTGCTCTCCGTGATCCTGGGCGGTCTGGGGATCATCGATCCCGAACGGCCCACCGGAGTGCTGGCCGATCACTCCGTCATGGGGCTGTCGTGGTTCGAGTGGCTCTCGGGCCCCTCGGTCGCGATGTGCACGCTCATCATGCTCGCGGTGTGGACCACCTCGGGCACCTTCATGCTGATCTTCCTCGCGGCACTCCAGAACATCCCGCGGGAGCTGGAGGAGTCGGCCGCGATCGAAGGGGTCAACCGCCGCCAGCTACTGCGGCACGTGACGCTGCCCGCGTTGCGTCCCGTGTTGTTCCTGGTGCTCACCCTGGGACTGATCTCCACCTGGCAGGTCTTCGATCAGGTGTATGTGATGGGCCAGGGCGCCCCGGGCAATACGACGCTCACGCCGGCCTTCCTGTCGTACTCCGCCGGCTTCGGCAACTCGGACTTCGGCCAGGGCTCGGCCATCGCGTTCATCCTGCTCGCCCTGATTCTCATCCTGACCGCGTTCCAGCGCTGGGCGCTGCGGGAGCGTGGCGCACGCACCGGGAGGAACCGATGA